The Capsicum annuum cultivar UCD-10X-F1 chromosome 3, UCD10Xv1.1, whole genome shotgun sequence genomic sequence ctttatctagaagatctgctagctgttccttcaactcttttagttctgcaggagccattctatatggcagaatagagatggggCGGGTatctagcaacacatcaatactaaactctatctccctattaggtggtattcctgggagatcacctggaaagacttttggaaattcatttactacagggaCAGACGGAAGAGGAAGACCCTCAGCATTAGAGTCCTTCACTCAGATAAGGTGATACAAACAACCTTTAGAAATGAGTCTTTGGGcctgagataggatataaagtgccctTTAGGTTCTAAAGAATGTCCCTCCTATTCTATCACTggctcattcgggaaagaaaaagtgactctTTGAATGTTACAATTTAAcatggcatagcatgaatggagacaatccatccctaagatagcatcaaaagcaaccatattgagttctatgaggtctgccaTAGTATCCCGGCTAAGAATAGATAccacacaatttttatacaccttcctagccacaacagaatcacccatcgaagtggaaacagagaaaggttcagAAATTATATCgagctcaaacccgaaaccaacagcaacataaggggtcacataggatagggTAGACCCGgggtcaagtaacacataaacatcatgggaaaagatttgtaacatactgGTGACAACTTCTGGGGAAACTTCTGCTtcctggcggttggtcaaagcatataatcAGTTGCGACCGCTCCCGACAGTTGATGTGGCACCCTTTTGAGGTGGGAATGGTGACAAAGAATTTGCTTGAGACTTTGCACCATCAATATTCTTCCTAGCAGTTGGACAGTCCCTCTGAATGTGACTCGGTTGACCACataaataacaaacaaatctGCCCAACTAACATCTCCCTagatgatttctaccacaagtCTCAGACCATGGAAAAGTACGATGCTGCTGAGACACACTACCTTATGACTGAGTATCCGGTACTCTGGATCCATGATAATTCTGGAAACTTTGAGATCGTCTGTCTACTGGTGGTCTGGGCATTTAgccttattcttcttcttctgccatttatttccccacttaccgcTTTGAGGCTGACTGTAACCCTGGTCGGCAGATCTTGCTCTTTTTGCCTGTCTTTCTTTCTTCCTAGCTTCagaaatcttctttttcttctcctctatctgttgCATATGAACTGTCAGCCTAGGAAAGTCCAAATCCTTGTTTAGCATAGCTTCTTAACACTTaagcaccagatcatctgaaaggctggaagcaaacttcctcattcgggccctcaCACTACTCGTCATCTCGGGAGCATAATGGGCCAGCTGATTAAATTTTAAAGTGTACTCCTGCACGCTCATCTTACCCTTCttgaggttcatgaactcctcttctttagcttccctcagctccagaGGAAATAATCTGTCAAGGAAAGCTTCTACAAACtcatcccaaactgtgggctcagcactgtcACCCTTTGCATCCtcccactcattgtaccattGGTTTGCTACTTCCTTCAGCTGGTAGGCTGAcaactcaacatcttcaatctgATCCACATGCATCACTTTGAAAATTTTATCCATTTCATCTACGAATTCTTGCGGATCTTCTTCTACCTTGGTGCCAataaacttaggtgggttcattctcatgaactgtcCCACCCTAGTAGCCTCCGACGTCACTGATGCAGACCCAACATATTCTGATCATTGAGCCTGATTAGCCACCAACTGTACCAGCATATAAATAGACTGTCTGAATTCAGCATTCAAAATATCCCTCTGAGCAGTCGGGGGACGATTAACATTGGTCTGtagagcccgaggtggactggtcgggactgaaGGGACTCCAGGAGTAGGGACAGGGTCTGGGGTGGGAGCTCTATTACGTGTCCTCATTCCATGGTAGGACGGACTTCATCACTCTAAGCACTCTGATTAGTATTGAGATGAGGAGGCATGACTGTTATTTCTGTAAGACAAAAGATCACTGATTAGGAACAGACTTGACTctgaagcacaaactaaatcacaaagaagggaagcatttcctaaattcctagtagcctctttcttataagtgtggcctgttttggtctactgggggccttgtcccagttttcataGAAGGCTAAACAAATAACCAGGCCTTTtggatcatagaaggctcaccactgtacAATCTGATCTGCGATTtgaaatatctactatttatctggacccctagactgtgcctcagaacctggaggggggaggtcagcacaaaagtactggcatacgaagcaatccaaaatagagtacttgaacatatatataaaatagatgagagcaataTTTCATCAAACgttatgcataaaatagtttctggaAACACATGTGCATCATTCGAGTAATCATGAATAACAGTTACTGATCTTTGTAATACTTCTgattaggtggcactcccctacattttcggatattccacgggctatatggaatccatcaTTGACTCGACGgagaagcctccaacccgagtgtgccacaagggttggagtctctgattctAATACGTCACACGACACTAGGCCAACGTAATATAAGATATatccggatcggcaaatcacagttttgaGCAATGAGTATCtggactcatgccttcttcggggaacctcCTAACATCTCTTTCTGCCTAATTTTTAACCATTTCTAATCATGCAACATTCTAATCACAAAATCTATAAATCtgacttcaaacatgcattctattctgttatgaatttatcatggcattttctgagttggtgtcatcacaccaagacttgcaagttctatttctgagccataatgcaataagcatgatctttcataaaaatgtagtttcagaccacccaaaatatgtaatttgcataaaagatttcatgtttcaaaacttaagtcaaaaccatgcaaaaactcTCATCAAATATATGGTGGTTATGTGCTTTTggaaaatccatgcactctttcattatatgtatattcaacattcacaaccctctcttttgtattcaaaaatcatattcaaaacatagcaaaatccaaagtatttcatatcatgcttttcaaaatgcattcaaaataatttatatcatacgaAGATGAGAAAACTCATAAAAAGAGAGGGATTCATTAGAAtttatgctctcaattgaataaccattcttgaacacatacgtacatatatacataatttcaaatcgATTTGgaggaaaggcctaaagaccaaaacaataccgtcaaaacttctaaaacatgattttattcataaacttcaaaatctcattcttaaaacatgatttctgtgcccatgagattttaggaaaaaccCCCGTGTACCTCGAATTAGGAAGACAATAGGTTCTTATTGAAGCATAcgacttggggattccaaatatgcgaGCAATTTCAAAACCTacagttgaatcttgaactacttgagtttttattttgaaaccctagagacgattcttgatgattttgatgaaaatagggttaagttactcaaacataccctaaatcctttgtttggacgATTTTAAGGTtaggaaaaagtcaaaattacccttaatgactcctaaacGGAACTGAAAATTGGAACTTAAAAACCTAATTTTGGGtgccaccgcaatgcgccacaatcgcggagccccactgaaatttgacgattgtcaatttgaccctctccgcgACGTGCTAGACACCAAAATGACGATGTTTACTACTAAAACTATAAATTATTCCTAACTTCTTCACTGAGggtccattttggatgaatcttatatcgtcggaaagctaattcagtcattTACGTATAGAAAGGTTGAAATGTaagaaattccacatgaaaattaatttagatcattctagaagttaatgcttagactttccatggatggaatttagctaagaagacgtGGGTGTGTTGCACTAGACTACATCAACGGTTAGCCATACATGGCATAacctcacatatatacacatgcacTTAAATAAAGTTGCCCCACACGGcatcataacattattacctCTTCCGAATtcactgggtatcatcataacatcattacctcttgcagattcaccgggcatcatcataacatcattattttctccggattcaccgggcatcatatAGTATCAATATCTCCTCtgaattcaccgagcatcatcatagtATTAATATTTCCTTCAGAtacaccgggcatcatcatagtatcaatattttcttcaaatttaccgggcatcatcatagtatcaatattttctcCAATTTagcgggcatcatcatagtattaatattttcttcggattaaccgggcatcatcatagtatcaatatttccttcggattcaccgggcatcatcatagtatcaatatttcctctagattctcatcatagtatcaatattttccaagacaacaacatacacacatatatggcccaaatcaataaacatatacAAGTTCACAATAATTGAGTAATAAAGATATAAGATACATAagagttacatagttcaagcttaaagtgggtcaagtcccacttctaacTCCCAATAATACTAAAGTCACTTctacaagactaacttctacccggatttaggctaggttatctacgttacaccataagggcttatcaatccttactaagccTATAGGAGAAATCATCTTCAAGTATtcttcctaagtcaacccaacaNNNNNNNNNNNNNNNNNNNNNNNNNNNNNNNNNNNNNNNNNNNNNNNNNNNNNNNNNNNNNNNNNNNNNNNNNNNNNNNNNNNNNNNNNNNNNNNNNNNNNNNNNNNNNNNNNNNNNNNNNNNNNNNNNNNNNNNNNNNNNNNNNNNNNNNNNNNNNNNNNNNNNNNNNNNNNNNNNNNNNNNNNNNNNNNNNNNNNNNNNNNNNNNNNNNNNNNNNNNNNNNNNNNNNNNNNNNNNNNNNNNNNNNNNNNNNNNNNNNNNNNNNNNNNNNNNNNNNNNNNNNNNNNNNNNNNNNNNNNNNNNNNNNNNNNNNNNNNNNNNNNNNNNNNNNNNNNNNNNNNNNNNNNNNNNNNNNNNNNNNNNNNNNNNNNNNNNNNNNNNNNNNNNNNNNNNNNNNNNNNNNNNNNNNNNNNNNNNNNNNNNNNNNNNNNNNNNNNNNNNNNNNNNNNNNNNNNNNNNNNNNNNNNNNNNNNNNNNNNNNNNNNNNNNNNNNNNNNNNNNNNNNNNNNNNNNNNNNNNNNNNNNNNNNNNNNNNNNNNNNNNNNNNNNNNNNNNNNNNNNNNNNNNNNNNNNNNNNNNNNNNNNNNNNNNNNNNNNNNNNNNNNNNNNNNNNNNNNNNNNNNNNNNNNNNNNNNNNNNNNNNNNNNNNNNNNNNNNNNNNNNNNNNNNNNNNNNNNNNNNNNNNNNNNNNNNNNNNNNNNNNNNNNNNNNNNNNNNNNNNNNNNNNNNNNNNNNNNNNNNNNNNNNNNNNNNNNNNNNNNNNNNNNNNNNNNNNNNNNNNNNNNNNNNNNNNNNNNNNNNNNNNNNNNNNNNNNNNNNNNNNNNNNNNNNNNNNNNNNNNNNNNNNNNNNNNNNNNNNNNNNNNNNNNNNNNNNNNNNNNNNNNNNNNNNNNNNNNNNNNNNNNNNNNNNNNNNNNNNNNNNNNNNNNNNNNNNNNNNNNNNNNNNNNNNNNNNNNNNNNNNNNNNNNNNNNNNNNNNNNNNNNNNNNNNNNNNNNNNNNNNNNNNNNNNNNNNNNNNNNNNNNNNNNNNNNNNNNNNNNNNNNNNNNNNNNNNNNNNNNNNNNNNNNNNNNNNNNNNNNNNNNNNNNNNNNNNNNNNNNNNNNNNNNNNNNNNNNNNNNNNNNNNNNNNNNNNNNNNNNNNNNNNNNNNNNNNNNNNNNNNNNNNNNNNNNNNNNNNNNNNNNNNNNNNNNNNNNNNNNNNNNNNNNNNNNNNNNNNNNNNNNNNNNNNNNNNNNNNNNNNNNNNNNNNNNNNNNNNNNNNNNNNNNNNNNNNNNNNNNNNNNNNNNNNNNNNNNNNNNNNNNNNNNNNNNNNNNNNNNNNNNNNNNNNNNNNNNNNNNNNNNNNNNNNNNNNNNNNNNNNNNNNNNNNNNNNNNNNNNNNNNNNNNNNNNNNNNNNNNNNNNNNNNNNNNNNNNNNNNNNNNNNNNNNNNNNNNNNNNNNNNNNNNNNNNNNNNNNNNNNNNNNNNNNNNNNNNNNNNNNNNNNNNNNNNNNNNNNNNNNNNNNNNNNNNNNNNNNNNNNNNNNNNNNNNNNNNNNNNNNNNNNNNNNNNNNNNNNNNNNNNNNNNNNNNNNNNNNNNNNNNNNNNNNNNNNNNNNNNNNNNNNNNNNNNNNNNNNNNNNNNNNNNNNNNNNNNNNNNNNNNNNNNNNNNNNNNNNNNNNNNNNNNNNNNNNNNNNNNNNNNNNNNNNNNNNNNNNNNNNNNNNNNNNNNNNNNNNNNNNNNNNNNNNNNNNNNNNNNNNNNNNNNNNNNNNNNNNNNNNNNNNNNNNNNNNNNNNNNNNNNNNNNNNNNNNNNNNNNNNNNNNNNNNNNNNNNNNNNNNNNNNNNNNNNNNNNNNNNNNNNNNNNNNNNNNNNNNNNNNNNNNNNNNNNNNNNNNNNNNNNNNNNNNNNNNNNNNNNNNNNNNNNNNNNNNNNNNNNNNNNNNNNNNNNNNNNNNNNNNNNNNNNNNNNNNNNNNNNNNNNNNNNNNNNNNNNNNNNNNNNNNNNNNNNNNNNNNNNNNNNNNNNNNNNNNNNNNNNNNNNNNNNNNNNNNNNNNNNNNNNNNNNNNNNNNNNNNNNNNNNNNNNNNNNNNNNNNNNNNNNNNNNNNNNNNNNNNNNNNNNNNNNNNNNNNNNNNNNNNNNNNNNNNNNNNNNNNNNNNNNNNNNNNNNNNNNNNNNNNNNNNNNNNNNNNNNNNNNNNNNNNNNNNNNNNNNNNNNNNNNNNNNNNNNNNNNNNNNNNNNNNNNNNNNNNNNNNNNNNNNNNNNNNNNNNNNNNNNNNNNNNNNNNNNNNNNNNNNNNNNNNNNNNNNNNNNNNNNNNNNNNNNNNNNNNNNNNNNNNNNNNNNNNNNNNNNNNNNNNNNNNNNNNNNNNNNNNNNNNNNNNNNNNNNNNNNNNNNNNNNNNNNNNNNNNNNNNNNNNNNNNNNNNNNNNNNNNNNNNNNNNNNNNNNNNNNNNNNNNNNNNNNNNNNNNNNNNNNNNNNNNNNNNNNNNNNNNNNNNNNNNNNNNNNNNNNNNNNNNNNNNNNNNNNNNNNNNNNNNNNNNNNNNNNNNNNNNNNNNNNNNNNNNNNNNNNNNNNNNNNNNNNNNNNNNNNNNNNNNNNNNNNNNNNNNNNNNNNNNNNNNNNNNNNNNNNNNNNNNNNNNNNNNNNNNNNNNNNNNNNNNNNNNNNNNNNNNNNNNNNNNNNNNNNNNNNNNNNNNNNNNNNNNNNNNNNNNNNN encodes the following:
- the LOC124896567 gene encoding uncharacterized protein LOC124896567 translates to MNPPKFIGTKVEEDPQEFVDEMDKIFKVMHVDQIEDVELSAYQLKEVANQWYNEWEDAKGDSAEPTVWDEFVEAFLDRLFPLELREAKEEEFMNLKKGKMSVQEYTLKFNQLAHYAPEMTSSVRARMRKLTVHMQQIEEKKKKISEARKKERQAKRARSADQGYSQPQSDKWLVCSTLASYPYFTKSKAKLAMASREIENSLIDLNQDPREESSKCNDEGIGGYKSVSYKDLFMLPDINLPLGFKMTKLEKYAGHGDLVAHLRRYCNQLRAAGGREEFLMAFFGESLFDLASE